One Anthonomus grandis grandis chromosome 12, icAntGran1.3, whole genome shotgun sequence DNA window includes the following coding sequences:
- the LOC126743087 gene encoding nose resistant to fluoxetine protein 6-like has protein sequence MDLFSPLFLGIFAFFFESSRGEKIDLFPDLPLGVIGGENVLCREQSRIYMEALGNLSLWAYEMRDGTSKSVQGILRGSIAQFGHFEECLSAQAPFPTQYCVTNLVADVPTPSNPRDPKLLSYFTNESVISKIYDKNDPSQQPENVVQLGWCVPASCKPTDLENHLNQYLATAESALRSKNINYTAYVPADQCQVSMNDRRWDHLDISFLLVSGIIVMLVIASTICDSTWTNEEKLFGGSPLRNLLISFSIKKNYPKLARTEDSNPALRVLYGMRVFCICMIITDHRFGTFLSNAILNFNTVEEQYRSFFGTLFFHGDLFVDSFFILSGLLVTYCLLVQFEKKFLNPAFIILMRYIRITPLYAFVIFFCSTMFEYIGHGPMWKKIISPEVRDCRRNWWTNLLYVSNYVNPEHMCMVHSWYLSCDFHYFVTALFLSILLQRMKKTGLVVLGIVFVVSILVPFVIVFINQRPAVLFFYLDFIRSPKSHPDFLLTYIKSHARSTPYIVGMFAGYMFFRLRQQKANVSWFLSYLIFTVSITLMVVSIVSGAIFYDPYYEYNTLDAAAYSSLHRTVWSIGSIGVLYVASYGKIGWVYAFLSWRPWIPLSKLVYGAYLVHFQIQLRGAAKKASADVTSYFDIICYAISDIVLSFGLALVLYLAVEAPIRNVFSLLFFPPKGDKKKEAIANNNNNNNEGETVSETTCDSHL, from the exons tgaGAGACGGCACCTCCAAATCGGTCCAAGGCATTCTCAGAGGTAGCATAGCCCAGTTCGGACATTTCGAGGAGTGTCTCAGTGCTCAAGCTCCATTTCCCACCCAATACTGCGTTACGAACTTGGTGGCTGACGTACCTACACCCAGCAACCCTAGGGATCCGAAGTTGCTCAGTTATTTCACCAACGAGAGTgttattagtaaaatatat GACAAAAACGACCCATCTCAGCAACCGGAAAACGTGGTTCAGCTGGGCTGGTGCGTGCCCGCCTCCTGTAAACCGACCGACCTGGAAAACCACCTGAACCAGTACCTAGCGACCGCCGAATCGGCGCTACGTAGCAAAAATATCAACTATACAGCTTACGTGCCAGCCGACCAATGCCAGGTTTCGATGAACGACAGAAGATGGGACCATTTGGACATATCGTTCTT gctaGTGTCTGGTATCATCGTCATGTTGGTGATCGCCTCGACCATATGCGATTCCACGTGGACCAACGAGGAAAAACTGTTCGGAG GTTCCCCATTAAGAAACCTCTTGATCTCCTTCTCCATTAAGAAAAACTACCCGAAACTGGCGCGTACAGAGGATTCGAACCCCGCCCTGAGAGTCCTCTACGGGATGCGGGTCTTTTGCATCTGCATGATCATCACCGATCACCGTTTCGGCACCTTCTTGAGCAACGCCATCTTGAACTTTAACACCGTTGAAGAGCAGTACCGGTCGTTCTTCGGCACGTTGTTCTTCCACGGGGACCTCTTCGTCGACTCCTTTTTCATCCTGAGCGGACTGCTGGTCACTTACTGTCTCCTGGTGCAGTTCGAGAAGAAGTTCTTGAATCCCGCCTTCATAATTCTCATGAGATACATCAGGATCACACCGTTGTACGCCTTCGTGATCTTCTTCTGCTCCACCATGTTCGAGTACATCGGACACGGACCCATGTGGAAAAAGATCATTTCTCCAGAGGTGCGGGACTGCCGGAGGAACTGGTGGACCAATTTACTGTACGTCAGCAACTATGTTAACCCGGAACATATG TGTATGGTTCACAGCTGGTACCTCTCTTGTGACTTTCATTACTTCGTAACCGCTCTGTTCCTGTCCATTTTGCTACAGAGAATGAAGAAAACTGGCCTCGTAGTGCTCGGGATAGTCTTCGTCGTCTCCATCCTGGTTCCGTTTGTTATAGTCTTTATTAATCAGCGGCCAGCGGTGCTCTTTTTCTATCTGGACTTCATAAGGAGCCCTAAGAGCCATCCGGACTTTTTGCTTACTTACATCAAGTCACATGCCAGAAGTACTCCGTATATTGTGGGTATGTTTGCTGGATACATGTTCTTCAGGTTGAGGCAGCAGAAGGCTAACGTAAGCTGG TTTCTCTCGTACCTGATCTTCACGGTCTCCATAACCCTCATGGTGGTCTCCATAGTATCCGGTGCGATCTTCTACGATCCCTACTACGAATATAACACTCTGGACGCGGCTGCGTACTCCTCCTTGCACCGAACCGTTTGGTCCATAG GTAGTATCGGGGTGCTGTACGTGGCGAGCTATGGAAAAATCGGATGGGTGTACGCCTTCTTGTCTTGGAGGCCCTGGATCCCGTTGAGTAAATTGGTTTATGGGGCTTATCTGGTGCATTTCCAGATCCAGCTTAGGGGGGCTGCCAAGAAGGCTTCCGCTGACGTCACTTCTTATTTTGATATC aTTTGTTACGCCATCTCCGATATTGTGCTGTCGTTTGGGTTGGCTTTGGTGCTGTATTTGGCGGTGGAGGCTCCTATTAGGAATGTGTTCTCGCTCCTTTTCTTTCCGCCCAAGGGGGACAAGAAGAAGGAAGCTATTGccaataataacaacaataataatgaaGGGGAGACTGTCAGCGAAACTACCTGTGATAGCCATTTGTAG